A region from the Chelonoidis abingdonii isolate Lonesome George chromosome 10, CheloAbing_2.0, whole genome shotgun sequence genome encodes:
- the CASP10 gene encoding caspase-10, which yields MGDDIKFHQQLLVIDENLGTEEVEALKFLCSDLLSFKKLEAVESAQDIFQHLMAKDLLNKEDTFILAELLYRIRCHFLLQKLGYTKETVQENLPWKGKVSRYRQMLYELSEDITSEDLKRAMFLLRDQLPKKLTNMSSLELLTCLEKQDHLAENNLEILEKICMDISPDLLKTVNKYKMERVSLAQQESSLPVKETASFSHHIPEGLFHSGGDVRLLTSSQETPIKSLGSNIYDSGSLREHAGSVHFIPARQDDKAVNVMQGISELSQEQPATMSNPQSKTEKLMTYKMDGPHRGYCLIINNFSFTGTLQKRRGSNKDAEMLAKVFTWLGLDVKTYTDKTSVEIKNLMQEWRSLTDHRDRDCFVCCILSHGELGLVYGTDEREVPIRTIMSYFTARQCPQLAEKPKLFFIQACQGKEIQQAVYIEADAQNPDLLPIQQLISPSESIPEEADFLLGMATVGGYASFRHIQHGTWYIQALCNKLQLLVPRGEDILSILTEVNEDVSKRADTLGKKKQMPQPAYTLRKKLIFPVPRSPPPSQQQ from the exons ATGGGTGATGACATAAAGTTTCACCAGCAACTTCTAGTCATTGATGAAAACCTGGGAACTGAAGAAGTGGAGGCCCTGAAATTTCTCTGTAGTGACTTGCTCTCCTTCAAAAAGCTGGAAGCTGTAGAATCAGCTCAGGACATCTTCCAGCACCTCATGGCTAAGGATTTGCTGAATAAGGAAGATACTTTCATACTAGCTGAGCTTTTGTACAGGATTAGGTGTCACTTCCTGCTCCAGAAACTTGGCTACACCAAGGAAACAGTGCAAGAAAATCTACCCTGGAAAGGGAAGGTATCTCGGTACAG GCAGATGCTGTATGAACTGTCAGAGGACATCACCAGTGAGGATTTAAAAAGAGCCATGTTCCTCTTGAGGGACCAGCTCCCAAAGAAGCTGACAAATATG TCCAGTCTAGAGCTGCTGACCTGTCTGGAAAAACAAGACCATTTAGCAGAGAACAACCTGGAAATACTGGAGAAAATCTGTATGGACATTTCACCTGATCTCCTGAAAACagtaaacaaatacaaaatggaaagag tttctttagctcAGCAGGAAAGCAGTCTGCCAGTCAAAGAAACTGCATCATTTTCCCATCACATCCCTGAAGGACTGTTTCATTCTGGAGGTGATGTCAGACTTTTGACTTCCTCACAG GAGACCCCTATCAAATCACTGGGTTCTAATATTTATG ACTCTGGGAGCCTGCGGGAACATGCTGGGAGTGTGCATTTCATACCTGCCAGACAAG atgACAAAGCAGTAAATGTTATGCAAGGCATCTCTGAACTAAGCCAGGAACAACCTGCAACAATGAGCAACCCAcaaagcaaaacagag AAGCTGATGACCTATAAAATGGATGGGCCACACAGAGGCTATTGCctcattattaataattttagcTTTACTGGGACTCTTCAGAAGAGGAGAGGATCTAATAAAGATGCTG agATGCTGGCGAAAGTGTTTACATGGCTTGGTCTGGATGTGAAGACTTATACTGATAAGACATCAGTAGAAATAAAAAATCTCATGCAGGAATGGCGGTCTTTGACAGATCACAGAGACAGGGACTGCTTTGTGTGCTGTATTCTATCTCACGGAGAGTTGGGATTGGTCTATGGGACAGATGAACGAGAAGTACCAATCCGCACGATCATGTCCTACTTCACAGCCAGACAATGCCCACAGCTGGCTGAAaaacccaaacttttttttatccAGGCATGTCAAGGCAAAGAGATACAACAGGCTGTCTACATTGAAGCAGATGCACAGAATCCTGACTTGCTTCCCATACAGCAACTAATCTCCCCTTCTGAAAGCATTCCGGAAGAAGCTGATTTCCTCCTTGGCATGGCCACAGTGGGCGGTTATGCATCTTTCCGCCACATACAGCATGGTACTTGGTACATTCAAGCCCTCTGCAATAAGTTACAGCTCTTGGTACCAAG AGGTGAAGACATCTTGTCAATTCTTACTGAGGTCAATGAAGATGTGAGCAAACGTGCAGACACCTTGGGGAAAAAGAAACAGATGCCCCAGCCAGCCTACACCTTGAGGAAGAAACTGATATTCCCAGTGCCTAGAAGTCCACCCCCATCACAGCagcaatag